The following proteins come from a genomic window of Nostoc sp. ATCC 53789:
- a CDS encoding glycogen debranching protein, translated as MTIWVNEQIDPSGMIHACIATCNESQAKECHDSFQNNLTEKQKAAGWVAQLRTVDSWDEVPVNSLKLN; from the coding sequence ATGACTATTTGGGTAAATGAGCAAATTGATCCGTCTGGGATGATTCATGCCTGTATTGCCACTTGTAATGAATCTCAAGCTAAAGAGTGTCATGATTCCTTTCAGAATAATTTGACCGAGAAGCAAAAGGCAGCAGGTTGGGTAGCGCAATTGCGGACAGTTGATTCTTGGGATGAAGTGCCGGTGAATTCTTTAAAACTCAATTAA
- a CDS encoding MotA/TolQ/ExbB proton channel family protein has translation MEISNLFTAGGVVMWPLLAFSLLGVALIIERIIFWVRINNRQNKVVREVLQLYRLDNVVSALDKLQKNADLPIARIFLAALELEEPTPEEFRLALESEAQAEIPLLKRSQNIFETIIGLAPLLGLLGTVLGLINSFASLNIGDVGGTKTTGVTSGISEALVSTASGLVVAIFTLLFANTFRGLYQRQIAWIQEYGGQLELLYRRRYERGDKSYLPTR, from the coding sequence ATGGAAATTAGTAATCTGTTTACAGCAGGTGGCGTAGTTATGTGGCCTCTGCTGGCATTCTCTTTGTTAGGTGTGGCGCTGATTATCGAGCGGATCATCTTTTGGGTAAGAATAAATAATCGGCAAAACAAGGTAGTGCGAGAGGTATTGCAGCTTTATCGCCTTGATAATGTAGTTAGTGCTTTAGATAAGTTGCAGAAAAATGCTGATTTACCCATTGCTCGAATTTTTTTAGCAGCTTTAGAGTTAGAAGAGCCGACACCAGAGGAATTTCGTTTGGCATTAGAAAGTGAAGCCCAAGCCGAAATTCCCTTACTGAAGCGATCGCAAAATATTTTTGAGACAATTATTGGTCTTGCGCCGTTGTTGGGACTTCTAGGAACTGTCTTAGGATTAATTAACTCCTTTGCCTCTCTAAATATTGGAGATGTGGGAGGTACTAAAACAACAGGTGTAACATCTGGGATTAGTGAAGCTTTAGTATCTACAGCATCAGGATTAGTAGTAGCAATCTTTACACTATTATTTGCTAATACTTTCCGGGGACTCTATCAGCGCCAGATAGCTTGGATTCAAGAATATGGTGGACAGTTAGAATTACTCTACCGCCGTCGCTACGAAAGAGGCGATAAATCATATCTGCCTACCAGATGA
- the rsmH gene encoding 16S rRNA (cytosine(1402)-N(4))-methyltransferase RsmH — MNRQLAIEEPIFSHLPVLPQEVIAGLAVSPGGHYLDTTVGGGGHSRLILEAAEDVRVTAVDQDEDALAAAKKELAEFGDRVQFIYSNFADYEFPPNTFDGILADLGVSSYHLDQAERGFSFRQAANLDMRMDRGRSLTAADVINNWDEAELADIFFKYGEERLSRRIARRIVERRPLHTTTELADAIASSVPPKYRYGRIHPATRVFQALRIVVNDELKSLETFLDKAPNALVPGGRIAIISFHSLEDRPVKHGLRNSPLLKVLTKKPIIAQEEEISKNPRSRSAKLRVAERVLNIE; from the coding sequence ATGAATCGTCAGCTAGCTATTGAAGAACCAATATTTTCCCATCTACCAGTGTTACCGCAAGAAGTAATTGCAGGTCTAGCGGTATCTCCCGGAGGTCATTATCTTGATACAACGGTAGGCGGTGGAGGTCACAGTCGCCTAATATTAGAAGCTGCTGAAGATGTACGGGTAACGGCAGTTGACCAAGATGAAGATGCTTTAGCAGCAGCGAAGAAAGAATTAGCTGAGTTTGGCGATCGCGTACAATTTATTTACAGCAACTTTGCTGACTATGAGTTTCCCCCCAATACTTTCGATGGTATCTTAGCCGATTTGGGGGTAAGTTCTTACCATTTAGACCAAGCAGAACGGGGTTTTAGCTTTCGCCAAGCCGCGAATTTGGATATGCGAATGGATCGAGGGCGATCGCTAACTGCTGCTGATGTGATTAATAATTGGGATGAAGCAGAATTAGCTGATATTTTCTTTAAGTACGGTGAAGAGAGATTATCGCGGCGCATTGCCAGACGTATTGTAGAACGGCGGCCGTTGCACACGACTACAGAATTGGCTGATGCGATCGCTTCTTCAGTGCCTCCGAAATACCGTTATGGGAGAATTCACCCCGCTACCCGGGTTTTTCAAGCTCTGCGAATTGTCGTCAACGATGAGTTAAAATCCCTAGAAACCTTTTTGGATAAAGCACCAAATGCCCTTGTCCCTGGCGGCAGAATTGCGATTATCAGTTTTCACAGTTTGGAAGACCGCCCAGTGAAGCATGGTTTAAGAAATTCACCTTTATTAAAAGTATTGACAAAAAAACCAATTATTGCTCAAGAAGAGGAAATTAGTAAAAATCCGCGATCGCGATCGGCCAAACTCAGGGTAGCCGAGAGAGTTCTGAATATTGAATAA
- a CDS encoding glycosyltransferase family 2 protein, giving the protein MKFSVVISTYNRLNLLQRAIESARNQTIECEVVVADDCSSDDTQTYLKSLGDKVVYHRNEVNLGHAATVNAGVAKASGDWIKFLDDDDYLAPNCIEEMAKAIALHPDAVICSCVAAQVDGNEVELSRTPQVGPGLAFYIPQADIHYGMLLELVPFGTPVQVACRRDAFVQTGGWDSTLDANCDDIDSWIRIAQFGDAIFFNQCLAYRTIWPGAYNQKFSLSRRLATNILMKEKIYALVNEQHRSKIPGFQDIKNYLKLHWILVSLKQKNLKSFFSIIDPSIFSPKSWKFLLTAASSRRSQGNNSEVRKLVLIDS; this is encoded by the coding sequence ATGAAATTTAGCGTCGTCATCAGTACCTATAATCGCTTGAACTTGCTGCAAAGAGCAATTGAGTCGGCTCGGAACCAAACCATTGAGTGTGAGGTGGTTGTTGCCGATGACTGTTCTTCTGATGATACCCAAACATATCTCAAAAGCTTAGGGGACAAGGTTGTTTACCATCGGAATGAAGTGAACCTTGGTCATGCAGCAACGGTAAATGCTGGAGTTGCCAAAGCTAGCGGCGACTGGATTAAGTTTTTAGATGATGACGATTATTTAGCTCCCAACTGCATAGAAGAGATGGCTAAGGCGATCGCACTTCATCCCGATGCTGTAATCTGCTCTTGTGTCGCGGCTCAGGTAGATGGCAATGAAGTTGAACTCAGTCGCACCCCGCAAGTTGGCCCTGGTTTAGCTTTTTATATCCCCCAAGCCGATATTCATTACGGTATGCTCTTAGAGCTTGTACCCTTTGGCACACCTGTACAAGTGGCTTGCCGACGTGATGCTTTTGTGCAAACTGGTGGTTGGGATTCCACACTTGATGCTAACTGTGATGACATCGATTCGTGGATTAGGATTGCTCAGTTTGGTGATGCTATTTTCTTTAACCAGTGTCTTGCGTACCGAACTATTTGGCCCGGTGCATATAATCAAAAGTTTTCTTTGTCTCGGCGGTTGGCGACAAATATTTTGATGAAAGAAAAAATTTATGCCTTGGTAAATGAGCAACATCGCTCAAAGATTCCCGGCTTTCAAGATATAAAAAATTACCTGAAACTCCATTGGATTTTAGTATCACTGAAGCAAAAAAACCTCAAGAGCTTTTTTTCAATTATAGATCCATCTATATTTTCTCCTAAGTCTTGGAAGTTTTTGCTCACTGCTGCCTCATCACGTCGCTCTCAGGGAAACAATTCTGAAGTTCGTAAACTTGTATTGATTGATTCGTAA
- a CDS encoding potassium channel protein: MAGAIALGGVFLIGTSWYSLVEGWSWEDAAYMTVITLATVGYGETHPLGSRGRLFTIALILLGVVNIGYIVNRFTEAIIQGYFQEGIRLQQQRRLMESLTEHYIICGFSRTGRQIAKEFRAEDAPFVVIDADMESVQRAQTEGYTAYQGDATLDDTLLKVGIERAICIVAALPSDAENLYIVLSAKTLNSGIRVIARASTEEALQKLRRGGADEVISPYITGGKRMAAAALRPQVLDFVDGILTGADRQLYMEEFLLDPAFCPFVGQSLQKARLRSQSGALVLAIRRVDGTLIGGPTGDTVLMSGDRLIGMGTAEQLRSLNQILGPINSKELRRPKNS; this comes from the coding sequence ATGGCCGGGGCGATCGCTCTTGGCGGTGTTTTCCTCATTGGCACTTCGTGGTACTCATTAGTTGAGGGCTGGTCATGGGAAGATGCAGCTTACATGACAGTCATCACTTTAGCTACTGTGGGATACGGAGAGACTCACCCACTGGGTAGCCGAGGAAGATTGTTTACAATTGCCCTGATTTTGTTGGGTGTAGTCAATATTGGTTACATTGTCAACAGATTTACAGAAGCGATCATTCAAGGCTACTTTCAAGAAGGAATTCGGCTACAGCAACAGAGGCGGTTAATGGAATCCCTAACAGAACACTACATCATTTGTGGATTTAGCCGCACTGGTCGTCAAATTGCCAAGGAATTTCGGGCAGAAGACGCACCTTTTGTAGTGATTGATGCTGACATGGAATCTGTACAAAGGGCGCAGACTGAAGGTTACACGGCATATCAAGGTGACGCTACCCTAGATGACACACTTCTGAAAGTTGGTATTGAACGGGCAATATGTATTGTTGCAGCCCTGCCTTCCGATGCCGAAAATTTATACATAGTTTTATCAGCTAAAACACTGAATTCGGGAATTCGGGTGATTGCCCGCGCAAGTACAGAAGAAGCTTTGCAGAAGTTACGACGCGGTGGTGCAGATGAAGTGATATCCCCCTATATTACTGGTGGGAAGCGCATGGCTGCTGCGGCACTCAGACCCCAGGTTTTGGACTTTGTAGACGGGATTTTGACAGGTGCAGACCGTCAGTTGTATATGGAAGAATTTTTACTCGACCCGGCTTTCTGTCCTTTTGTCGGTCAAAGTTTGCAAAAGGCGAGATTGCGATCGCAATCTGGGGCATTAGTTCTGGCAATTCGCCGCGTTGATGGGACTCTTATCGGTGGTCCCACTGGCGATACAGTCTTAATGTCAGGCGATCGGCTGATTGGTATGGGTACAGCAGAACAGTTGCGTAGCCTTAACCAAATTCTTGGCCCGATTAATTCCAAGGAACTGCGGCGACCGAAAAATAGTTGA
- a CDS encoding methylmalonic aciduria and homocystinuria type D protein: MNYPKVYTSEQACPINLVGETGQAVQISIHAPSQYICANCERILPDWKRQPFLRVVIVLQQSRYQLVKKTAEVESEKERLREKFMRFGCDLAFNLRDRGYLTDLIDPRTGYPLLSHPGAIPHDDTAVVKALLNYPVIKNQCRVLVHPEWGAAVYPSILISEAPPILIEWVTKGIAAMHGWKEVSH; the protein is encoded by the coding sequence GTGAACTATCCCAAAGTTTACACTTCGGAGCAAGCCTGTCCCATTAATTTAGTTGGCGAAACAGGACAAGCGGTTCAAATTTCAATTCATGCTCCCAGTCAATATATCTGTGCCAACTGCGAACGGATATTACCGGATTGGAAACGGCAACCGTTTTTACGAGTAGTGATTGTCTTGCAGCAATCGCGTTATCAATTAGTCAAAAAAACAGCAGAAGTAGAGTCAGAGAAAGAACGCTTACGAGAAAAGTTTATGAGATTTGGCTGTGATTTAGCATTTAATCTGCGCGATCGCGGCTATTTAACTGACCTGATCGACCCTCGTACAGGCTACCCTTTACTATCTCATCCTGGAGCAATTCCCCATGATGACACAGCAGTTGTCAAAGCTTTGCTCAACTATCCAGTGATTAAAAATCAATGCCGTGTACTAGTGCATCCCGAATGGGGCGCAGCAGTTTATCCTAGCATCTTGATATCAGAAGCTCCCCCAATTTTGATCGAATGGGTTACAAAAGGTATAGCAGCTATGCATGGGTGGAAAGAAGTTAGTCATTAG
- the secE gene encoding preprotein translocase subunit SecE — protein MAKKSEAELPENTNGFSLGNFIQGTKEELDKVVWPSRKQIVSESAAVLLMVALSASLIYLVDGLFGWAAKQVF, from the coding sequence GTGGCCAAAAAAAGTGAAGCAGAATTGCCAGAAAACACAAATGGTTTTAGCTTAGGCAACTTCATACAGGGAACCAAAGAAGAACTTGACAAAGTAGTTTGGCCCAGTCGGAAGCAAATAGTGAGCGAATCCGCTGCTGTGTTGTTGATGGTGGCACTCTCCGCATCTTTGATATACTTGGTCGATGGATTGTTTGGTTGGGCAGCAAAACAGGTGTTCTGA
- a CDS encoding glycerate kinase → MSLWLGEILISETVTETWQQQAREAALADKLRAKAFGIAPENVDDVIEKRSHLLKSVFPAFSQFCQTTLQIEPKKMLQVLWDLWLPLGIKLASQRQQLERPLIQGILGGQGTGKTTMSKVLSLILNQLGYRTLSLSLDDLYKTYSDRLVLTQQDPRLIWRGPPGTHDVDLGLDVLDQIRQSQGSVMVPRFDKSAYKGAGDRTTSEMVTAIDIVLFEGWFVGVRPINPDVFNTAPPPIVTNEDRAFARDMNLRLHDYLPLWDRLDSLIVLYPTDYRCSLEWRKQAEQQMIAAGKSGMTNAEIEEFVNYFWRSLHPELFIKPLVKDATAVDLVVEIHADHSFGEVYCDRANS, encoded by the coding sequence ATGAGTTTGTGGCTGGGTGAAATTTTAATTTCAGAAACTGTAACTGAAACTTGGCAGCAGCAAGCAAGAGAAGCAGCACTAGCAGATAAGTTAAGAGCTAAAGCTTTTGGGATCGCGCCGGAAAATGTCGATGATGTGATCGAAAAGCGATCGCATTTACTAAAATCTGTCTTCCCAGCTTTTAGCCAATTCTGCCAAACTACCCTCCAAATCGAACCCAAGAAAATGTTACAAGTCTTGTGGGACTTGTGGCTGCCTTTGGGGATCAAACTAGCATCGCAGCGCCAACAGTTGGAACGCCCTCTGATTCAGGGAATATTAGGAGGACAAGGCACTGGTAAAACTACAATGTCTAAGGTTCTCAGTTTGATTCTGAATCAGTTGGGATACCGGACTCTGAGTTTATCTTTGGATGACTTATATAAAACTTACAGCGATCGCTTGGTTTTAACACAGCAAGATCCCCGCTTGATTTGGCGCGGTCCACCAGGAACCCACGATGTAGATTTAGGCTTAGATGTACTAGATCAGATCCGTCAGTCGCAAGGTTCAGTTATGGTTCCCCGCTTTGATAAATCTGCATACAAAGGCGCTGGCGATCGCACTACTTCAGAAATGGTTACAGCCATAGATATTGTACTATTTGAAGGTTGGTTTGTGGGTGTGCGACCAATTAACCCAGATGTATTTAATACTGCACCACCACCAATTGTCACAAATGAAGATAGAGCATTTGCTCGTGATATGAATCTTCGCCTCCACGATTATTTACCACTGTGGGATCGATTGGACAGCTTAATTGTGCTATATCCAACCGATTATCGTTGTTCTTTGGAGTGGCGCAAACAGGCAGAACAGCAAATGATCGCTGCGGGTAAGTCGGGGATGACCAATGCAGAGATAGAGGAATTTGTCAATTATTTTTGGCGATCGCTTCACCCGGAATTATTTATCAAGCCGTTGGTAAAAGATGCAACAGCAGTTGATCTAGTGGTTGAAATTCATGCCGATCATAGCTTTGGTGAAGTTTATTGCGATCGGGCTAATTCGTAA
- a CDS encoding LysR family transcriptional regulator: protein MELRHLRYFVTLAEELHFGRAAERLHIAQPPLSQQIRQLEKELGFELFHRTKRSVYLTEAGVVFLNEVQQIFRQLQQAIQVGQQTSRGELGELAIGFVSSAAYNILPTILRTFRNCAPGVSLELHELTTDQQLEWLRTGRIDVGFVRPPVEENTFSWEIIFQESLIVALPEAHLLANQSYVCLRSLANEPFILFPRILAPGLYDLIISLCQQAGFSPSVSQQAIQMQTIVSLVAAEIGIAIVPASLQNLQRTGVVYKNIEPVSPKVAIAMIWRSSETSPTIQRFLEIVKHIT, encoded by the coding sequence ATGGAACTACGACACCTGCGCTACTTTGTCACCTTGGCAGAAGAACTGCATTTTGGACGGGCAGCAGAAAGATTGCACATTGCCCAACCTCCCTTAAGTCAACAAATTCGCCAGCTAGAGAAGGAATTGGGCTTTGAACTGTTTCATCGCACAAAACGAAGTGTGTATTTAACAGAAGCGGGGGTGGTTTTTCTAAATGAAGTCCAACAAATTTTCAGGCAATTACAACAGGCAATCCAAGTTGGTCAACAAACTAGTCGCGGTGAACTCGGAGAATTAGCGATCGGCTTTGTCAGTTCTGCCGCGTATAATATTTTGCCAACTATTTTGCGAACCTTTCGGAATTGTGCCCCTGGTGTGAGTCTAGAGTTGCATGAACTGACTACAGATCAACAATTAGAGTGGTTACGCACAGGTCGGATAGATGTAGGGTTTGTTCGTCCACCTGTGGAGGAAAATACATTTAGCTGGGAAATAATTTTTCAAGAGTCGCTGATAGTAGCATTACCTGAAGCACATTTGCTAGCAAATCAATCTTATGTGTGTTTGCGATCGCTTGCTAATGAACCCTTTATTTTATTTCCGAGAATATTAGCGCCTGGACTCTACGACTTAATTATTAGTCTCTGTCAGCAAGCAGGCTTTAGTCCCTCTGTAAGTCAACAAGCCATTCAGATGCAAACAATTGTTAGCTTAGTGGCAGCCGAAATAGGTATTGCAATTGTGCCGGCATCTTTACAAAATTTGCAACGAACTGGGGTAGTTTATAAAAATATCGAGCCAGTCAGTCCAAAAGTTGCCATTGCAATGATTTGGCGTAGTAGCGAGACATCCCCAACGATACAGAGGTTTCTGGAGATTGTAAAACACATAACTTGA
- a CDS encoding class I SAM-dependent methyltransferase encodes MNNLPLLDNNWNTDLYEDKHAFVWQYGENLLKVLNPKPGESILDLGCGTGQLTEKIAQAGAEVTGIDHASSMIETARQNYPHLRFDVADARDFQVLKPLDAIFSNAVLHWIKEANAAIASIHQALKPRGRFVAEFGGKGNVQAIVTALYSALEAIAISPQALNPWYFPSIGEYATLLEQQGFDVTYATLFARPTPLTEGEAGMANWLEMFADAFLAGLSADQKIQIIRTVEEHLLPTLYQQGNWTADYRRIRIVAIKL; translated from the coding sequence ATGAATAATCTTCCATTACTCGACAATAATTGGAACACAGACCTGTATGAGGATAAACACGCCTTTGTCTGGCAATATGGCGAGAACTTGCTGAAAGTACTCAATCCCAAGCCCGGAGAATCCATTTTGGATCTTGGCTGTGGGACTGGGCAACTAACAGAAAAAATTGCTCAAGCTGGGGCTGAAGTGACTGGAATCGATCACGCATCCTCGATGATTGAGACAGCAAGACAAAATTATCCTCATCTACGCTTTGATGTTGCTGATGCCAGAGATTTTCAAGTATTGAAACCATTGGATGCTATATTTTCCAACGCTGTTTTACATTGGATTAAAGAAGCAAATGCGGCGATCGCTTCCATACATCAAGCGTTAAAACCTAGGGGGCGTTTTGTTGCAGAATTTGGTGGTAAGGGAAATGTTCAAGCGATCGTCACAGCTTTGTACAGTGCTTTAGAGGCGATCGCTATCTCTCCACAAGCACTGAATCCTTGGTATTTTCCTAGTATTGGTGAGTACGCTACCCTACTAGAACAACAAGGCTTTGATGTTACTTATGCCACCTTGTTTGCTCGTCCTACTCCCCTAACAGAAGGCGAAGCAGGGATGGCGAACTGGCTTGAAATGTTTGCTGATGCTTTTCTAGCAGGACTGTCTGCTGACCAAAAAATACAAATAATTCGCACGGTGGAAGAGCATCTTTTGCCAACACTGTATCAACAAGGTAATTGGACAGCCGACTATCGGAGAATTCGCATCGTTGCCATCAAACTTTAG
- the psaC gene encoding photosystem I iron-sulfur center protein PsaC has product MSHTVKIYDTCIGCTQCVRACPTDVLEMVPWDGCKAAQIASSPRTEDCVGCKRCETACPTDFLSIRVYLGAETTRSMGLAY; this is encoded by the coding sequence ATGTCTCACACCGTAAAAATCTACGATACCTGCATTGGCTGCACCCAATGCGTCCGCGCTTGCCCTACTGATGTACTTGAGATGGTTCCTTGGGATGGCTGTAAAGCTGCTCAAATTGCCTCTTCACCCCGTACAGAAGACTGCGTGGGCTGTAAGCGCTGCGAAACCGCTTGTCCCACCGACTTTTTGAGCATCCGGGTTTACCTGGGCGCTGAAACAACTCGCAGTATGGGTCTGGCTTACTAA
- the rplS gene encoding 50S ribosomal protein L19, with protein MSAQEIIRSIEAEQLKSNLPDIFVGDTVKVGVKIKEGEKYRVQPYEGVVIAKRNGGINETITVRKVFQGVGVERVFLLHSPRIDSIKVLRRGKVRRAKLYYLRDRVGKATRIKQRFDRPL; from the coding sequence ATGAGCGCTCAAGAGATTATCCGCTCCATTGAAGCGGAACAGCTAAAATCAAATTTGCCCGACATTTTTGTGGGCGACACCGTAAAAGTAGGAGTGAAAATTAAAGAAGGCGAAAAATACCGGGTACAACCCTACGAAGGAGTAGTGATTGCCAAACGCAATGGTGGCATCAACGAAACTATTACAGTCCGTAAGGTTTTTCAAGGTGTAGGCGTTGAGCGCGTATTTCTGTTGCATTCTCCCCGGATTGATAGCATCAAGGTATTACGTCGTGGTAAAGTCCGCCGTGCTAAACTGTATTATCTCCGCGATCGCGTAGGTAAGGCAACCCGGATTAAGCAACGGTTTGACCGCCCTTTGTGA
- the glmS gene encoding glutamine--fructose-6-phosphate transaminase (isomerizing) gives MCGIVGYIGTQAATDILLAGLEKLEYRGYDSAGIATVWEGEVNCVRAKGKLHNLRSKLEQIETPAQIGIGHTRWATHGKPEEYNAHPHLDTAKRVAVVQNGIIENYRDLREELKAKGHQFVSETDTEVIPHLIAEFLKNIPPSSSSSPFLEAIRQAVNHLHGAFAIAVISADYPDELIVVRQQAPLVIGFGQGEFFCASDTPAIVAYTRAVLPLENGEIARLTPLGVEIYNFAGDRLKKQPRLLNFNPAMVEKQGFKHFMLKEIHEQPGVVRASLDAYFNPAESTESPINLGLPADLYNDLEQIQILACGTSWHAALIGKYLIEQLAEISTQVHYASEYRYAPSPVTANTLIIGVTQSGETADTLAALTMEKERRQGREPKYQARLLGITNRPESSLGHLVPHVISTLAGIEIGVAATKTFTAQLMAFYALALDLAARRQTVSKDTLDKIINGLRQIPKEIEATLESQERLTEQLAHEFAETQDFIFIGRGINFPIALEGALKLKEISYIHAEGYPAGEMKHGPIALLDAKVPVVAIAIPGSVYEKVISNAQEAKARDSRLIGVTPVNDGEAAEIFNDLLPVSHVEELLSPILTVVPLQLLAYHIAARRGLDVDQPRNLAKSVTVE, from the coding sequence ATGTGCGGAATTGTTGGATATATAGGCACTCAAGCGGCGACAGACATTTTACTGGCTGGGCTGGAAAAACTAGAGTACAGGGGCTACGATTCTGCTGGAATCGCCACTGTTTGGGAAGGTGAAGTTAATTGTGTACGGGCAAAGGGCAAACTGCATAACCTACGCTCTAAACTAGAACAAATAGAAACCCCCGCCCAAATTGGTATTGGTCATACTCGGTGGGCAACTCATGGTAAACCAGAAGAATACAACGCCCATCCCCATTTGGATACGGCAAAGCGAGTGGCGGTGGTGCAAAATGGCATTATCGAAAATTACCGCGACTTACGCGAAGAACTCAAAGCAAAAGGACACCAGTTTGTTTCTGAAACTGATACTGAAGTAATTCCCCATCTCATAGCCGAATTTTTAAAGAATATTCCCCCCTCATCTTCCTCATCTCCCTTCTTGGAGGCAATTCGCCAAGCTGTTAACCACTTACATGGGGCATTTGCGATCGCAGTTATTTCTGCTGACTACCCCGATGAATTGATTGTTGTTCGCCAACAAGCGCCTTTGGTAATTGGTTTTGGGCAAGGGGAATTCTTTTGTGCATCTGACACGCCTGCGATCGTTGCCTACACCCGCGCAGTGCTACCTTTAGAAAATGGCGAAATTGCCCGTCTCACTCCTTTAGGCGTTGAGATTTACAATTTTGCTGGCGACAGGTTGAAAAAACAACCCCGGCTGCTCAACTTCAATCCTGCAATGGTAGAAAAGCAGGGATTCAAACACTTCATGCTCAAAGAAATTCATGAGCAACCAGGAGTAGTAAGAGCTAGTTTAGACGCTTACTTTAATCCAGCCGAATCTACCGAATCGCCAATCAATCTTGGCTTACCTGCGGATTTATACAACGATTTAGAACAAATTCAGATCCTCGCCTGTGGTACCAGTTGGCACGCAGCATTAATCGGAAAATATTTAATCGAACAATTAGCAGAAATTTCAACTCAAGTACATTACGCTTCTGAGTATCGCTATGCACCATCACCCGTGACGGCTAACACGTTGATTATCGGTGTTACCCAATCAGGCGAAACTGCCGATACCCTAGCAGCTTTGACAATGGAAAAAGAACGTCGCCAAGGGAGAGAACCTAAATATCAAGCACGACTACTGGGTATTACTAATCGCCCCGAAAGCAGCCTTGGTCATCTAGTGCCCCATGTTATCAGTACCTTAGCAGGAATTGAAATTGGGGTCGCGGCGACAAAAACTTTTACCGCCCAACTGATGGCGTTTTATGCATTAGCATTGGATTTAGCCGCCCGTCGTCAGACTGTTTCAAAAGACACATTAGATAAAATTATTAACGGGTTGCGGCAGATTCCTAAAGAAATTGAGGCAACTTTGGAAAGTCAGGAACGTTTAACTGAACAGCTAGCCCATGAATTCGCCGAAACCCAAGATTTCATTTTTATAGGAAGAGGAATTAACTTCCCCATTGCTTTAGAAGGGGCGTTGAAATTAAAAGAAATCAGCTACATTCACGCTGAAGGGTATCCGGCTGGAGAAATGAAACATGGCCCGATCGCACTTTTGGATGCGAAAGTACCAGTAGTGGCGATCGCAATTCCTGGTAGTGTTTACGAAAAAGTTATTTCTAATGCTCAAGAAGCCAAAGCCAGAGATTCTCGGTTAATTGGCGTGACTCCCGTCAACGATGGCGAAGCTGCGGAAATCTTTAACGATCTTCTTCCCGTCTCTCATGTAGAAGAGTTACTTTCTCCAATTCTGACAGTAGTTCCTTTGCAATTATTGGCTTATCACATTGCCGCCCGTCGCGGTTTGGATGTCGATCAGCCTCGTAACCTTGCTAAAAGCGTCACCGTAGAATAG
- a CDS encoding DUF565 domain-containing protein: MQNTRLNNLLDAIATRLGQWFLNPWRRLSLLIISFLFGFFLGNAVSTTAGQRAELDIVVAGFLVVLTEVTSRIFYSQSFFSKRSLFVDSLNLLKVGFTYSLFLEAFKLGS; this comes from the coding sequence ATGCAAAACACTCGTCTGAATAACTTGTTGGATGCCATTGCTACACGCTTAGGGCAATGGTTTTTAAATCCTTGGCGGCGATTATCGTTGCTGATAATTAGTTTTTTGTTTGGTTTTTTTCTGGGAAACGCAGTTTCCACTACAGCTGGTCAACGGGCAGAATTAGATATTGTGGTAGCTGGTTTTTTAGTAGTGTTAACGGAAGTTACCAGTAGAATATTTTACAGTCAGAGCTTTTTTAGCAAGCGATCGCTCTTTGTAGACTCCCTAAATCTCCTCAAAGTTGGTTTCACCTACAGCCTGTTTCTCGAAGCCTTTAAGCTGGGATCGTGA